DNA sequence from the Malus domestica chromosome 06, GDT2T_hap1 genome:
GGTTTTGTCCGCATGAATGAGTGTCGACGGGAAGGGATGGGGAAAATTCCCCTTTTTCTCATTGGCTAATGCCTTTTCCTCATTGGCTGATGCCTTTTTCCTTCCTTAACATTAATTAGTCAGTTTTCCCACAAGGTGAGAGTTTAACACTTTATAatctaaaatataaataatcaaattcaaacgtccgtaattatgccgttataatccggactcgcaaatGGCTTTCACCTATGCGTTCGCACCAAAGAGTACTACACAAATAAGTCTTACGTTTCTCTAGACGATGGTAAATGCAAGTCAAAGTCCTTTCCTCTAGGTtattttcgtcaattccctcgattaaaataaataaaaacgtaaatttagggacgggttgtcacaggcTGGCCTAGAATGGACAGAGGGAAGAGACGGCCTATCTGACGTCAGTGTGACGTCAGAtagctttttatatttttgttgcgCCAGGCGCGTGGAAAGGACGCTTGACTGGGCACGCATCGCCGACAACAAAATAGAGGCGGGCCCGCTTGCGCAGGCGCACTAAACCTTTCTGATGGAAGGCCACTTGGTCAGTTCtaggccgttggattttcaacaACTAGTtatctagaccgttggatttccaacggtaaaaaaaaattgaatttgaattttgatctgGATTGTCAAATcatagatcaacggtccacgtttttccccaaaaattaaaaaaaaaaaggcacaaCAGTCAGAATTATGGCCGTTGGCCACTTGTCAACTTATAGGctattggatttgaatatttttcaaatccaacgattaaattaaaattaaattttattttctataaatacctaaccctctcatcttccaccttacaccacatatcaatattttctacatttcaatattttctacactttgagagaaaaaaatgagtACGTGGAAGCTCGTCGAAGATCTTACTTTGTGTGAATGAtgggttcacactactcatgacccgattacaggtaatgagatggataagcgagaaatgtggagtaaaattacgaaagAGTTTTGCGATGTATATGGAAAAGACGCCAGAAGTAGtcaatgtcacatcccagtctcgaTGATATTTTCCACTTTGGGCCactccctcacgattttgtttttgggaactcacaccagaacttcccagtgggttatccatcctaggaatgctctcactcgaacttgcttaacttcggaggtccgatggaatctgaagccagtgagttcccaaaaggcctcgggCTATATGGAAGcaggcatgtacatataaggcacatcacccccctTCGTTagtcaatgtgggatgttacaatccacccccatTTGGGGCTCGAAGTCCACGTCGACACACTCACACCGAACGacagagtggctctgataccattatgTCACATCCTAGTCTCAACtctgtcgtagcacgatattgtccgttttgggccacgccctcatggttttgtttctaggaactcacacgagaacttcccagtgggtcacctatcataggaatgctctcgcccgaactcgcttaacttcagagttctgatggaatccgaagacagtgagttcccaaaaggcctcgtgctatatggaggtggacatgtacatataaggcacatcacccccttttcgttggtcgatgtgggattttacagtcaaggtcttcaaggttattggaaaaaactcaacgcatcatttacttgttggaaaaacgcgATCTCTCATGCTTCCGGTAATCTACGTAGTGGAAAAAGTTTAGCGGATCaagtgacaatatttttatttatttatatgcattccaccaacatcaatattttaatttatttatttgtgttacacccgcATTTTATAATATTGTCTTATCCCACAtttatagacactacaagcACAAGCATTCTACAATGCGAAGAACCATAACAATCCATACAACAAATGGaatgttggcaaattgtcaaagattgccctagatacaaaattgtggcaatcggtccagaagttgtcatgcacgaCATCGATCTACACAGTTCACCAGAGGCAGACATGGCCGAACAAGAAGACAACATATTTGAAGAGACAGAAGGGACGCATGAAGAAGTGCCGGAGACCCAACCGACTCGTCAGTCCCTcaggcctcaaggtaaaaaagcatcaaagaaaaaaggtaggtttttccaaaaatgactacactaaatatatggacGAACTAGCTCGCAAAGGTGAATTGAACATGGTGCAGAAAGCGGCTAAAGATGAGGAAAAGTTGGCAGCAATATTAACAGCTACTGAGAGACGTAATGCGGCGtctgagagacaaagagaactAGTTAATTGAGAGAACGAGATGATTAGAGAAGCACTTAATCGAGAAAATGagatgcttagagaagaaaggatggctcaagcatatCGTGACACTATGAACAAGCCTCTAGTAAGACTGTctccaaattcaaaatatttttggacttCGGAAAAAAGAGACATGGTGCGaatgaggcgtgcaagagatgcAGAAACAAGTTAAGGGGATTCTAGCTACATAGATCCTAGCAACGAAAATCCCcactggtgctcaatcaagtcatttTGGCGGGTTATGTGCCAGTATGGCTCTTGCGCTGAAGTGTACCGCTCAAcaatcaattcattgtaacgtctATCCTGTTGCAACAGCTCGTGTTGCTCGGGATCTTCGGTCCAGCCATGAGCACAGtagatacgtgttcttgagttgttcatcgAATCCGACTTGTATTCATCAACAGCATCATAATCATAcccatcttccacaatcatgttgtggagaataatacatgtcatcatgatggatcgaagatcctcgacatcaaacattctagtAGTAGCCCTGACAATTGCCCAACGAGCTTgtaggataccaaaacaacgttccatatccttcctacacccctcttgacattttgcaaagtgtttttctttttcactctgtagatgtggcactgttttgacaaacgttgaccaccttgggtaaatgccgtcTGCAAGGTAGTACGGTCCCTTGCATTTATGGACATTAACCCAATATGTCCATCTTGGCGATTTTCCTTGCAGCAGTTTGTCGAAGACTGGAGATTGGGTAATGACATTTAGGTCATTATGAGCTCCTGGAACATCAAAAAAGCAtgtcaaatccatgtatcaaatgaagccaccgcttccaaaatgatacttttggcTCATTTTTTGTCACCATAAgctcattgccatgcacttggacagtttttccaagtccagtgcatgcagttgatgcttccaatcaagccagggaagcctcgcatctcacccttcctcagAAGCCTTCGCTTGTCCCTTGGTGTGGGTTTCCGGAGGTACTCATTGGTGTAGAGGGTTTCAATTGCAGAGCAAAACCGCATCAGGGACTTCAGAATAGTTGTTTTTCCCATCCTcgcgatctcatccacttgatctgcaCACGCTCCATACAAGCATTCACAAGGCAaccgtaattttttgctcaggaagAAAACCTAAAACATGAAAAAACATCCTGTTTTTGCACAAAATAtagatcatggttgcaaatagcactcatgattttgtcgaacaaacttcattgcattctaaaacgacgtctaaaaACATGATCAGCGAATACGCtgttgggaataaaataatcttccaagagatctttacctcgtctttcccttt
Encoded proteins:
- the LOC139196764 gene encoding uncharacterized protein, whose amino-acid sequence is MSSLRRVYKQFEEQQKRLLEQHEELVNLEEGGGGDEAFAMEEDEDDDHRRQKASHSHRVMEAVGQIGKPRRAANFDRKRERRDQVDEIARMGKTTILKSLMRFCSAIETLYTNEYLRKPTPRDKRRLLRKGAHNDLNVITQSPVFDKLLQGKSPRWTYWVNVHKCKGPYYLADGIYPRWSTFVKTVPHLQSEKEKHFAKCQEGCRKDMERCFGILQARWAIVRATTRMFDVEDLRSIMMTCIILHNMIVEDGYDYDAVDEYKSDSMNNSRTRIYCAHGWTEDPEQHELLQQDRRYNELIVERYTSAQEPYWHITRQNDLIEHQWGFSLLGSM